In Marisediminicola antarctica, one DNA window encodes the following:
- the der gene encoding ribosome biogenesis GTPase Der, translating to MADHDNADRDNYPEMDEQLAKRIAAIDEAEALQRANTLRAGLDDYDLEAEDLDMLQSVGDDPEAITYLPALPVLAVVGRPNVGKSALINRILGRREAVVQDTPGVTRDRVTYRAEWVDRSFTLVDTGGWEPDARGINASVAAQAEVAVDLADAVLFVVDAMVGATSTDEHVVRMLRASNKPVILVANKVDDARQEPEAAVLWSLGLGEPWPVSALHGRGVADLLDHVLTVLPEISAVAKQEVGGPRRVAILGRPNVGKSSLLNKAVGEERVVVNEMAGTTRDPVDEQVEIAGKVWRFIDTAGIRRRMNLAQGADFYASLRTSAALEKAEVAIVVLDVSEVISEQDVRIIDLVLESGRALVLAFNKWDMLDDDRRRYLEREIEQDLAHVAWAPRVNISARTGRHLEKLVPALELALQSWDTRIPTGKFNALVAELAAEHPHPVRSGKQPRILFGTQAAIRPPTFVLFTTGFLDPGYRRFITRRLREIFGFEGSPINVNMRVREKRKRN from the coding sequence ATGGCCGACCACGACAACGCCGACCGGGACAATTACCCCGAGATGGACGAACAGCTCGCCAAGCGCATTGCGGCGATCGACGAAGCCGAGGCACTGCAGCGCGCCAACACCCTGCGCGCCGGGCTCGACGACTACGACCTCGAGGCCGAAGACCTCGACATGCTTCAGAGCGTCGGCGACGATCCCGAGGCGATCACCTACCTCCCCGCGCTGCCCGTGCTGGCCGTCGTCGGTCGACCGAATGTCGGCAAGTCGGCGCTCATCAACCGCATCCTCGGCCGCCGCGAGGCCGTCGTGCAGGACACCCCCGGCGTCACTCGCGACCGCGTGACCTACCGCGCCGAGTGGGTCGACCGCAGCTTCACCCTCGTCGACACGGGCGGCTGGGAGCCCGATGCGCGCGGCATCAACGCCTCCGTCGCTGCGCAGGCCGAGGTGGCCGTGGACCTCGCCGACGCCGTGCTGTTCGTCGTCGACGCGATGGTCGGCGCCACCTCGACCGACGAGCATGTCGTGCGGATGCTGCGCGCGTCGAACAAACCCGTCATCCTCGTCGCCAACAAGGTCGATGACGCGCGCCAGGAGCCGGAGGCCGCCGTCCTGTGGAGCCTCGGCCTCGGCGAGCCGTGGCCCGTCTCGGCGCTGCACGGCAGGGGAGTGGCCGACCTGCTCGACCACGTGCTCACCGTGCTGCCCGAGATCTCGGCCGTCGCCAAGCAGGAGGTTGGCGGACCCCGGCGCGTCGCTATCCTCGGTCGCCCCAACGTCGGCAAGTCGAGCCTGCTCAACAAGGCCGTTGGCGAGGAGAGGGTCGTCGTCAACGAGATGGCCGGCACCACACGCGACCCCGTCGACGAGCAGGTCGAGATCGCCGGCAAGGTTTGGCGCTTCATCGACACCGCCGGCATCCGCCGTCGCATGAACCTGGCCCAGGGCGCCGACTTCTACGCCTCCCTGCGCACGAGCGCCGCGCTCGAGAAGGCCGAGGTCGCAATCGTCGTACTCGACGTGAGCGAAGTGATCAGCGAGCAGGATGTGCGAATCATCGACCTCGTGCTCGAATCCGGCCGCGCCCTCGTACTCGCCTTCAACAAGTGGGACATGCTCGACGACGACCGCCGCCGATACCTCGAGCGGGAGATCGAGCAGGACCTCGCGCACGTCGCGTGGGCCCCGCGCGTGAACATCTCCGCCCGCACCGGCCGGCACCTCGAGAAGCTCGTCCCCGCCCTCGAGCTCGCCCTGCAGTCCTGGGACACCCGCATCCCGACCGGCAAGTTCAACGCGCTCGTCGCCGAGCTCGCCGCCGAGCACCCGCACCCCGTGCGCAGCGGCAAGCAGCCGCGCATCCTGTTCGGCACCCAGGCCGCGATCCGCCCGCCGACCTTCGTGCTGTTCACCACCGGCTTCCTCGACCCCGGCTACCGCCGGTTCATCACGCGGCGCCTGCGTGAGATCTTCGGCTTCGAGGGAAGCCCGATCAATGTGAACATGCGCGTGCGCGAGAAGCGCAAGCGCAACTAG
- the cmk gene encoding (d)CMP kinase: MSGGVVVAIDGPAGSGKSSVSRATARRLGFGYQDTGAAYRALAWSALDRGIDTTDAAAVIASLPGFDYRISTDPDHTVVQVGDTDVTEAIREPRVSAVVSQVARIPEVRAYLVELFRSVIRESLRPGIVTEGRDITTVVAPDADVRILLTASEEARMARRSLEVTGQSAEVTAQQLSSRDVQDSRVVDFMNAADGVTTVDSTHLDFDQTVTAVVDLVTSVWAE, from the coding sequence GTGAGCGGCGGCGTCGTCGTCGCGATCGATGGCCCCGCGGGAAGCGGCAAGTCGAGCGTGAGCCGGGCGACCGCCCGCCGCCTTGGCTTCGGCTACCAGGACACCGGCGCCGCCTACCGCGCCCTCGCCTGGAGCGCACTCGACAGAGGCATCGACACCACCGACGCGGCAGCCGTCATCGCGTCGCTCCCCGGCTTCGACTACCGGATCAGCACCGACCCCGACCACACGGTCGTGCAGGTCGGGGACACCGACGTCACCGAGGCGATCCGCGAGCCGCGGGTGAGCGCCGTGGTCAGCCAGGTCGCCCGCATCCCCGAGGTGCGCGCGTACCTCGTCGAGCTGTTCCGCAGCGTCATCCGGGAGAGCCTGCGGCCCGGGATCGTGACCGAGGGACGCGACATCACCACAGTCGTCGCACCGGACGCCGACGTGCGAATTCTGCTGACAGCCAGTGAAGAAGCTAGAATGGCGAGGCGTTCGCTAGAAGTTACCGGACAATCCGCCGAGGTCACCGCCCAGCAACTCAGTTCGCGGGACGTCCAGGACTCTCGGGTCGTCGACTTCATGAACGCCGCCGACGGTGTGACCACCGTCGATTCAACCCACCTCGACTTCGACCAGACCGTCACCGCGGTCGTCGATCTCGTCACGAGCGTGTGGGCTGAGTAG
- a CDS encoding prephenate dehydrogenase gives MLLTDSRLVGPVRVVGSGLLGTSIGLGLRAKGIDVILDDASPANLSLAVDYGAGRPAEPDDSPQLIIVCVPPDVTGRVVAAELAAFPDAIVTDVASVKVQPLEELRAAGADLSRYIGSHPLAGRERGGAVAGRADLFLGRPWVVTGHDDISYREGSAIDDLILDLGAVLVELSPEEHDRAVALVSHVPQLIATLLAKRLLGAAHSSVGLAGQGLRDTTRIAASEPELWVQILGANAPAITPILRAYRDDLDAVLAALEHPTAPGARRTLAEAIAAGNAGVAAIPGKHGQDRRYSQMVVMVDDRPGELARLLTEIGASGVNMEDLRLEHSPGAQIGLAEISVLPEVEQQLTDELESRGWRIAGASL, from the coding sequence ATGCTCCTGACCGACTCCCGCCTCGTCGGTCCCGTGCGCGTCGTCGGCTCCGGCCTGCTCGGCACGAGCATCGGGCTGGGTTTGCGAGCCAAGGGCATCGACGTGATCCTTGATGACGCGTCCCCGGCGAACCTGAGCCTCGCGGTCGACTACGGAGCCGGCCGCCCGGCCGAACCCGACGACTCCCCGCAGCTCATCATCGTCTGCGTGCCGCCGGACGTCACCGGCAGGGTCGTCGCCGCCGAGCTCGCCGCGTTCCCCGACGCCATCGTCACCGACGTCGCGAGCGTCAAGGTGCAGCCGCTCGAGGAGCTGCGCGCCGCCGGGGCCGACCTCTCCCGCTACATCGGCTCGCATCCACTCGCCGGCCGCGAACGCGGGGGAGCCGTCGCCGGCCGCGCCGATCTGTTCCTCGGCCGGCCCTGGGTCGTCACCGGGCATGACGACATCTCCTACCGTGAGGGATCGGCGATCGACGACCTCATCCTCGACCTCGGCGCCGTGCTCGTCGAGCTGAGCCCCGAGGAGCACGACCGCGCCGTCGCGCTCGTCTCGCACGTGCCGCAGCTCATCGCGACACTGCTCGCGAAGCGGCTGCTGGGCGCCGCGCACTCCTCGGTCGGCCTCGCCGGCCAGGGCCTGCGCGACACCACGAGGATCGCCGCGAGCGAACCCGAGCTGTGGGTGCAGATCCTCGGTGCCAACGCCCCCGCGATCACCCCGATCCTGCGCGCCTACCGTGACGACCTCGACGCGGTGCTCGCCGCCCTCGAGCATCCGACCGCTCCCGGCGCCCGGCGCACGCTCGCCGAGGCGATCGCCGCCGGCAACGCGGGGGTCGCCGCGATCCCGGGCAAGCACGGGCAGGACCGCCGGTACAGCCAGATGGTTGTCATGGTCGACGACCGCCCGGGCGAGCTCGCCCGGCTGCTGACCGAGATCGGAGCCTCAGGGGTGAACATGGAAGACCTCAGGCTGGAGCACTCGCCCGGCGCCCAGATCGGCCTCGCCGAGATCTCGGTGCTGCCCGAGGTCGAGCAGCAGCTCACCGACGAACTCGAATCGCGCGGCTGGCGCATCGCGGGGGCCTCGCTGTGA
- a CDS encoding pseudouridine synthase, with protein sequence MAAAGVASRRVSEDLISAGRVEVNGEVVTELGRRVQETDLVSVDSVAIQLDTSRRYLMLNKPTGIVSSLQDDRGRPDLSQFVSRYDERLFNVGRLDAQTSGLLILTNDGELAHVLAHPSFGVLKTYIAWVEGRVTPATISKLTSGIHLEDGPIAADKARILDQASGGRETIVEITLHSGRNRIVRRMLEEVGHPVVDLVRRQFGPLHLGTLQIGEIRDLTKAEVGQLLTISRDAKATTGADAASDQPDDPADDPAGS encoded by the coding sequence ATGGCCGCCGCGGGTGTCGCCTCCCGTCGCGTCTCGGAAGACCTCATCTCCGCCGGCCGCGTCGAGGTCAACGGCGAGGTCGTCACCGAGCTGGGACGCCGCGTGCAGGAGACCGACCTCGTCTCGGTCGACAGCGTCGCCATCCAACTCGACACCAGCCGTCGCTACCTCATGCTCAACAAGCCCACCGGTATCGTCTCCTCGCTGCAGGACGACCGCGGTCGCCCCGACCTGTCACAGTTCGTCTCCCGCTACGACGAGCGGCTGTTCAACGTGGGCCGGCTCGACGCGCAGACATCCGGATTGCTCATCCTCACCAACGACGGCGAGCTCGCCCACGTGCTCGCACACCCCTCCTTCGGTGTGCTCAAGACCTACATCGCGTGGGTCGAGGGCCGGGTGACCCCAGCGACAATCTCCAAGCTCACCTCCGGCATCCACCTCGAAGACGGCCCCATCGCCGCCGACAAGGCCCGCATCCTCGACCAGGCCTCCGGCGGCCGGGAGACGATCGTCGAGATCACCCTGCACTCGGGCCGCAACCGCATCGTGCGGCGGATGCTGGAGGAGGTCGGCCACCCCGTCGTCGACCTCGTCCGCCGCCAGTTCGGGCCGCTGCACCTCGGCACCCTGCAGATCGGCGAGATCCGCGACCTGACCAAGGCCGAGGTCGGCCAGCTGCTCACCATCTCCCGCGACGCGAAGGCGACGACCGGGGCGGATGCAGCATCCGACCAGCCCGACGACCCGGCCGACGACCCGGCCGGCTCGTGA